GGATACGCCGTCGTGCCAGGCTGATGGCGACCGCTTGGAACTTCGCGTCGGCCAGGGCGTTGTGGGCGGCTCCGACTGACGGGATTGAGTGAAGTTCCAGACCAGCGTCGTCCACGGTCGTGCGCATGTCACGAATGTTCTGGTAGCTCCACGGGATTGCGAGCGAGACAGTGCCGTTCACGTAGGCATGTTCGAGGATGGTGATATCGAAGCTCGCCCCGTTACCCCACACTCGTGGACCGATTGTCTTGGATCGGATGAGTGCTGCCAGCTCGTCTAGGGCAGTCACGAGGGGGACTTTCTCGGACGTCTCACGGAACAGGTCCAGCCATGCCTCGGTGCGGATGCCCCATGTCACCGTCGACCCGCTGACAGTTCCGGCACGAACCGCCGAATCGATGGTGACTTCCTTGTAGAACTCGATTCCGAGCTGCCCGGTGTCCCGGTTGAATTGAACGGCGCCGATCGACAGGACGGCGGCCGAAAACTTCGTGTCCATCGTTTCGATGTCGATCGACCAGTCGCGCAGGTCACTTCCGAGTTTGATTGAACTCATGGTGAGCCCCTATCGCGTGAAGGGCAGGGGCACGCCCTTGCCGTCCGTGGTACGCCGAGCTGCGAGCAGATCCCGGACGCCCTTGTAGATCGCTTCCTTGCTTTCCAGGGGTAGCGCTGCGAATTCATGCGGGAAGCCATCCGTCGCCCACGAAGACAGGGTGTTCTCGCGGCATGCGTCGATGATCGGCTGAGTGACCGGGAAGACGTGGCGACCCGCGTCGGTGCAGTGGTATTGGCCGTTTTCGACGTCGAAAGATCCGGTGATGCTCGGGTCGTCGATCAGCTCGACGTGAACGACATTGCCGACGAAGGTCGTCACTTTGAATAGATGGTACGGGCTACCGTGGCCGGATAGGTTGTGCGACTGCACGGCCACGGTGTCGCCGACTCTCAGTCTTGAAAGGAAAAGTTTGTATGCGGGGCTCACAATTCATCCTCATCATCGGTTTGGGCAGTGCTGCCCACGGGTGCGCTCCCCATTTCGGAGAAGAGCGCCAAAGTCACTTTCTTGAATTCGGTGGCGAAGAGCCAGGCCAGGCCGGCGAGATCCGCGGCCTCGTCACTGTCGCC
Above is a window of Chromatiales bacterium DNA encoding:
- a CDS encoding 3'-5' exoribonuclease; translated protein: MSSIKLGSDLRDWSIDIETMDTKFSAAVLSIGAVQFNRDTGQLGIEFYKEVTIDSAVRAGTVSGSTVTWGIRTEAWLDLFRETSEKVPLVTALDELAALIRSKTIGPRVWGNGASFDITILEHAYVNGTVSLAIPWSYQNIRDMRTTVDDAGLELHSIPSVGAAHNALADAKFQAVAISLARRRIRRALGETLPPWAGPNESRSFDSPLKFQKGSPPGKAATTPVPAVEDDDDEL